Proteins encoded together in one Pseudomonas sp. Seg1 window:
- a CDS encoding crotonase/enoyl-CoA hydratase family protein, which translates to MSELIAYHLEDGIATLTLSNGKVNAISPDVIAAFNAALDQAVADRAIVIITGQPGILSGGYDLKVMTAGPKEAVSLVTAGSTLARRLLSHPFPVIVACPGHAVAKGAFILLSADYRIGVDGPFSIGLNEVQIGMTMHHAGIELARDRLRRSAFHRSVINGEMFDPQSAVDAGFLDKVVAAEELQGAALAAARQLKKINMTAHKNTKLKVRKALLETLDNAIIQDQEHLG; encoded by the coding sequence ATGAGTGAGTTGATTGCCTACCACCTCGAAGACGGTATCGCGACCCTGACCCTGAGTAACGGCAAGGTCAATGCCATTTCCCCGGACGTGATTGCGGCGTTCAACGCGGCGCTGGATCAGGCGGTTGCTGATCGTGCCATCGTGATCATTACCGGCCAGCCTGGGATTCTGTCTGGCGGGTACGACCTGAAAGTCATGACTGCCGGGCCTAAAGAAGCGGTGTCGCTGGTGACCGCCGGTTCGACGCTGGCTCGTCGCTTACTCTCTCACCCCTTCCCGGTGATTGTTGCGTGCCCGGGGCACGCCGTGGCCAAAGGTGCCTTTATTCTGTTGTCCGCCGATTACCGCATCGGTGTCGATGGCCCGTTCAGCATTGGTCTGAACGAAGTGCAGATCGGTATGACCATGCACCATGCCGGTATCGAGCTGGCCCGTGATCGCCTGCGTCGCTCGGCGTTTCACCGCTCGGTGATCAATGGCGAGATGTTCGATCCGCAAAGTGCTGTGGATGCTGGCTTCCTCGACAAAGTAGTTGCCGCCGAGGAACTGCAAGGCGCCGCCCTCGCTGCTGCGCGTCAGTTGAAAAAGATCAACATGACTGCGCACAAAAACACCAAGCTGAAAGTGCGCAAAGCCCTGCTGGAAACCCTGGACAACGCGATCATCCAGGATCAGGAACATTTGGGTTAA
- a CDS encoding YbjQ family protein, which translates to MIISTTHAIEGRQITAYLDIVSAESVQGVNVIRDMFAGMRDFFGGRSQTLERALKEARIQATEEIKERARALQADAVVGVDFEISMPGGKGGMVVVFATGTAVKLR; encoded by the coding sequence ATGATCATTTCCACCACTCACGCCATTGAAGGCCGTCAGATCACTGCATATCTGGACATTGTCAGCGCCGAGTCGGTGCAGGGCGTCAATGTGATCCGTGACATGTTCGCTGGCATGCGCGATTTTTTTGGTGGTCGTTCGCAGACGCTGGAAAGGGCTTTGAAGGAGGCGCGGATTCAGGCGACTGAAGAAATCAAGGAGCGGGCGCGTGCTCTGCAAGCCGATGCGGTGGTCGGGGTGGACTTTGAGATCAGCATGCCTGGCGGTAAGGGTGGGATGGTTGTGGTGTTCGCAACCGGTACCGCAGTGAAGTTGCGCTGA
- a CDS encoding glycine zipper domain-containing protein codes for MRLTLPALVLGLFVAQGAMAAGDGTAALGGGLGGALGNVVGQKMGGSTGAAIGAGVAGAAGSAMAARKGSRTKAAIGGGVGAAGGSVIGNSLGGRTGATIGAGLGGAAGGAVGSNLSKGHKRH; via the coding sequence ATGCGTTTAACACTGCCTGCTTTGGTTCTGGGGCTTTTCGTTGCTCAAGGTGCGATGGCTGCTGGTGACGGCACCGCGGCGCTGGGCGGTGGTCTGGGTGGCGCGCTGGGTAACGTTGTCGGCCAGAAAATGGGCGGCAGCACCGGTGCCGCGATTGGCGCTGGCGTTGCGGGCGCAGCGGGTAGTGCGATGGCGGCGCGTAAAGGCAGTCGCACCAAAGCAGCCATCGGCGGCGGTGTCGGTGCAGCTGGCGGTTCGGTAATCGGCAACAGCCTCGGCGGCAGGACCGGCGCGACCATTGGTGCCGGCCTGGGCGGCGCGGCGGGCGGTGCGGTAGGCAGCAACCTGTCGAAAGGTCACAAGCGTCACTGA
- a CDS encoding YMGG-like glycine zipper-containing protein, with product MRLSLSALFFGLLVAQGAMAAGDGSAAVGGGLGGVLGNVVGGQLGGSTGAAVGAGVGGAAGGAVGANKRNRTEAAIGGGLGAAGGSVIGNSLGGSTGSAVGAGLGGAAGGAVGNNLGDDGGKSHSGGGHKHKNKHKNRHR from the coding sequence ATGCGTTTGTCATTATCTGCACTGTTTTTCGGATTGCTGGTGGCTCAGGGCGCGATGGCCGCCGGTGATGGTTCGGCAGCCGTTGGTGGAGGGCTGGGTGGCGTGCTGGGCAATGTCGTCGGCGGACAACTCGGTGGTAGCACCGGTGCGGCGGTCGGCGCCGGTGTAGGTGGCGCGGCTGGCGGTGCCGTCGGGGCGAATAAACGCAATCGCACCGAGGCCGCCATTGGTGGCGGCCTCGGTGCGGCGGGCGGTTCAGTGATCGGCAACAGTCTTGGCGGCTCAACCGGATCGGCTGTCGGTGCAGGATTGGGAGGCGCGGCGGGTGGTGCGGTCGGCAACAACCTGGGCGACGATGGCGGGAAGTCTCATTCCGGTGGTGGTCACAAGCATAAGAACAAACATAAGAACCGCCATCGTTGA
- a CDS encoding HAD-IA family hydrolase codes for MNAPLKAFGPIKAVIFDMDGLLLDTEGIYTEVTSLIAGRYGRTFDWSIKQNIIGRGANDLANYVVQALDLPITAEEFLVIREPLMRERFPTAQAMPGAEELIRHLKAHNIPIAVGTSSSRQSFGQKTTLHRDWFSLFDFIVTADDPEVGAAKPAPDIFLTAARRLGVAPEDCLVFEDSPFGVTAAKAAGMTAIAIPDAAMADEKYAHADGILRSLKGFVPSACGLPALEWA; via the coding sequence ATGAATGCACCGCTGAAGGCGTTCGGCCCGATCAAGGCCGTGATTTTCGATATGGACGGGTTGCTGCTGGACACCGAGGGCATTTACACCGAGGTTACCTCGCTGATTGCCGGGCGCTACGGGCGTACCTTCGACTGGAGCATCAAGCAGAACATCATTGGCCGTGGGGCCAACGATCTGGCGAATTATGTTGTGCAGGCGCTGGATTTGCCGATCACTGCCGAAGAGTTTCTGGTGATTCGCGAGCCGCTGATGCGCGAGCGTTTCCCCACTGCACAAGCGATGCCCGGGGCGGAAGAGCTGATTCGCCACCTCAAGGCGCACAACATTCCGATCGCAGTGGGCACCAGTTCGTCGCGGCAGTCGTTCGGCCAGAAAACCACGTTGCACCGTGACTGGTTTTCGCTGTTCGATTTCATCGTTACGGCAGACGATCCGGAAGTCGGCGCAGCCAAGCCGGCGCCGGATATTTTCCTGACCGCCGCCCGCCGTCTGGGTGTCGCGCCCGAGGATTGTCTGGTGTTCGAGGATTCGCCGTTTGGCGTCACTGCAGCGAAAGCGGCAGGCATGACCGCCATCGCCATTCCCGACGCCGCCATGGCCGATGAAAAATACGCACACGCCGACGGGATTCTTCGGTCGTTGAAAGGGTTTGTCCCGAGCGCCTGTGGCTTGCCAGCGCTGGAATGGGCCTGA
- a CDS encoding 3-oxoacyl-ACP reductase family protein: MTTQHLSGKVALIQGGSRGIGAAIVKRLAAEGAAVAFTYVSSTAKAEELQNSITANGGKALAIKADSADAAAIRHAVSATVEAFDRLDILVNNAGVLAIAPLEDFKLEDFDQTLAINVRSVFIASQEAAKHMGEGSRIVNIGSTNADRMPFGGGGVYAMSKSALVGLTKGLARDLGPRGITINNVQPGPVDTDMNPAHGDFAESLIPLMAVGRYGTADEIAGFVAYLVGPEAGYITGASLTIDGGFGA; encoded by the coding sequence ATGACCACTCAACACCTCAGCGGCAAAGTCGCTCTGATTCAAGGCGGTTCCCGCGGCATCGGCGCTGCCATCGTCAAACGTCTGGCCGCTGAAGGCGCTGCTGTTGCCTTCACCTACGTCAGCTCAACCGCCAAGGCTGAAGAGTTGCAAAACAGCATCACTGCCAACGGCGGCAAGGCCCTGGCGATCAAGGCTGACAGTGCTGACGCCGCAGCCATTCGCCATGCGGTCAGCGCCACCGTCGAAGCCTTTGACCGCCTCGACATTCTGGTCAACAACGCCGGGGTGCTGGCTATCGCTCCGCTGGAAGATTTCAAGCTGGAAGATTTTGATCAGACCTTGGCGATCAACGTACGCAGCGTGTTCATCGCTTCGCAGGAAGCCGCCAAACACATGGGCGAAGGCTCGCGCATCGTCAACATTGGCAGCACCAATGCTGACCGCATGCCCTTCGGCGGCGGCGGTGTCTATGCAATGAGCAAATCGGCTCTGGTGGGTTTGACCAAAGGTCTGGCGCGGGATCTCGGCCCACGTGGCATCACCATCAACAACGTGCAACCCGGCCCGGTCGACACCGACATGAACCCGGCGCACGGTGACTTCGCCGAAAGCCTTATTCCGCTGATGGCGGTGGGTCGCTACGGTACAGCCGATGAAATCGCCGGTTTCGTCGCTTATCTGGTGGGGCCGGAAGCGGGTTACATCACCGGTGCAAGCCTGACCATTGACGGTGGTTTCGGCGCCTGA
- a CDS encoding LysR family transcriptional regulator, whose translation METFSSIECFVRSAEVGSFAEAARRLSLTPAAVGKSVAKLEARLGVRLFQRSTRRLTLTEAGQLFLGEVSASLTTIQNAVANLASAEGQPTGTLKVSMGTVFGRLYIVPLLGEFLRRFPAINPDWNFDNRQVDLIGQGFDAAIGGGFELPQGVVARRLTPAHRVLAASKDYLKANTPITEPDDLKQHDGILIRSPQTGRVRSWQLTHRSQQHSPLTLRARMTMSDSEAACATAAQGLGIALVSMPFAVGYLEAGTLQRVLPDWFVDDGNISIYYAEHKLLPGKTRAFVDFVIEQFAQQGLAQRFSAI comes from the coding sequence ATGGAAACCTTCAGCAGTATCGAATGCTTCGTGCGTAGCGCCGAAGTCGGCAGCTTTGCCGAGGCCGCTCGACGCTTGAGTCTGACGCCGGCAGCCGTCGGTAAAAGCGTGGCGAAACTGGAAGCGCGCCTCGGCGTGAGGCTGTTCCAGCGTAGCACTCGTCGACTGACCCTGACGGAAGCGGGGCAGTTGTTCTTGGGTGAAGTCAGCGCCAGCCTCACCACGATCCAGAACGCCGTGGCCAATCTGGCCAGCGCCGAGGGGCAGCCGACAGGCACCTTGAAAGTCAGCATGGGCACGGTGTTCGGCCGTCTCTATATCGTGCCGCTGCTCGGCGAGTTCCTGCGACGCTTCCCAGCGATCAACCCGGACTGGAACTTCGATAACCGCCAGGTTGATCTGATCGGCCAGGGCTTCGATGCCGCCATCGGTGGTGGCTTCGAATTGCCCCAAGGCGTGGTTGCGCGGCGATTGACGCCTGCGCATCGGGTCTTGGCCGCGTCGAAGGATTACTTGAAGGCCAACACACCCATCACAGAGCCGGACGATCTCAAGCAGCACGACGGGATTCTGATCCGCTCACCGCAAACCGGTCGTGTACGTTCATGGCAGCTGACGCATCGCAGCCAACAGCACAGCCCGCTGACCCTGCGGGCGCGAATGACCATGAGCGATTCCGAGGCGGCGTGTGCAACGGCGGCACAAGGGTTGGGCATTGCGCTGGTGAGCATGCCGTTCGCGGTGGGGTATCTGGAGGCGGGAACATTGCAGCGGGTGTTGCCGGACTGGTTTGTCGATGACGGCAACATTTCGATCTACTACGCCGAGCACAAATTGTTGCCGGGCAAGACTCGGGCTTTTGTGGATTTTGTGATTGAACAGTTTGCGCAGCAGGGGTTGGCTCAGCGGTTCAGTGCTATCTGA
- a CDS encoding aspartate/glutamate racemase family protein, which translates to MRILVVNVNTTESITQAIARSAQAVASPGTEIVGLTPHFGADSIEGNFESYLAAIAVMDRVMSYDQPFDAVIQAGYGEHGREGLQELLNVPVVDITDAAASTAMFLGHAYSVVTTLDRTVPLIEDRLKLSGLWDRCASVRASGLAVLELEHEPHRALEAIVHQAELAVTQDKAEVICLGCGGMAGLDEQIRRRTGVPVVDGVTAAVTIAESLVRLGLSTSKVRTYATPRPKNIIGWPGRFAR; encoded by the coding sequence ATGCGAATTCTCGTGGTCAACGTCAACACCACCGAATCCATCACTCAGGCCATCGCTCGCTCGGCGCAGGCCGTCGCCTCACCCGGTACGGAAATCGTCGGTCTGACGCCGCACTTCGGGGCTGATTCGATTGAAGGCAATTTCGAAAGCTATCTGGCCGCCATCGCGGTGATGGATCGGGTGATGTCTTACGATCAGCCGTTCGATGCGGTGATCCAGGCCGGTTATGGCGAACATGGTCGCGAAGGTTTGCAGGAACTGCTCAACGTACCGGTGGTGGACATTACCGATGCGGCGGCGAGTACGGCGATGTTTCTTGGCCACGCATACTCGGTGGTCACCACGCTGGATCGCACGGTGCCGCTGATCGAGGATCGTCTGAAGTTGTCCGGTCTGTGGGATCGTTGCGCTTCGGTGCGGGCCAGTGGCCTTGCGGTTCTTGAACTGGAACATGAACCGCACCGCGCACTGGAAGCCATCGTGCATCAGGCGGAGTTGGCGGTGACGCAGGACAAGGCCGAAGTGATATGCCTGGGTTGCGGCGGAATGGCCGGGCTGGATGAGCAGATTCGCCGGCGCACCGGGGTACCGGTAGTGGACGGGGTGACGGCCGCGGTGACCATTGCGGAATCGCTGGTGCGCCTGGGGTTGTCGACGTCCAAGGTGCGGACTTATGCGACGCCGCGGCCGAAGAACATCATTGGCTGGCCGGGTCGGTTTGCCCGTTAG
- a CDS encoding NCS1 family nucleobase:cation symporter-1: protein MRTSLSNNIALNLPSSALDQPLPYDGLGEPLQLSPRLHNSDLAPTKAEGRRWGKYSIFALWTNDVHNIANYSFAIGLYALGLGGWQILLSLGIGAALVYFFMNLSGYMGQKTGVPFPVISRISFGIHGAQIPALIRAVIAIAWFGIQTYLASVVFRVLLTAVHPGFAEYDHNSILGLSTLGWVCFVAIWFVQLAILAYGMEMVRRYEAFAGPVILLTVAALAAWMYFQANATIAWSIREPLTGGEMWRNIFAGGALWLAIYGTLILNFCDFARSSPCRKTIKVGNFWGLPVNILVFAAITVLLCGAQFQINGRIIESPTEIIASIPNTFFLVLGCLAFLIVTVAVNIMANFVAPAFVLSNLAPKYLTFRRAGLISATIAVLILPWNLYNSPLVIVYFLSGLGALLGPLYGVIMVDYWLIRKGRINVPQLYSEDPDGAYYYSHGVNFRAVAAFIPAALIAIVLALVPGFHSVSPFSWLIGAGIAGMLYLIIAKRQPHYADVNGESIAVDNVCH, encoded by the coding sequence ATGCGTACAAGTCTCTCCAACAACATCGCGCTGAATCTGCCCTCCTCCGCACTCGATCAGCCCTTGCCGTACGACGGTCTGGGCGAGCCGTTGCAACTGAGCCCCCGTCTGCACAACAGTGATCTGGCGCCGACCAAAGCCGAAGGTCGGCGCTGGGGCAAGTACAGCATTTTCGCCCTGTGGACCAATGACGTGCATAACATCGCCAACTACTCGTTTGCTATCGGCTTGTATGCCTTGGGGCTGGGCGGTTGGCAGATTCTGCTGTCGCTGGGGATAGGCGCGGCACTGGTCTACTTTTTCATGAACCTGTCCGGTTACATGGGGCAGAAAACCGGGGTGCCGTTTCCGGTGATCAGCCGGATCAGTTTCGGTATTCACGGCGCGCAAATTCCTGCGCTGATTCGGGCGGTTATCGCCATCGCGTGGTTCGGGATTCAGACGTATCTGGCGTCGGTGGTATTTCGCGTTTTGCTGACGGCGGTCCATCCGGGATTCGCCGAATACGACCACAACTCGATCCTCGGGTTATCGACATTGGGCTGGGTGTGTTTCGTGGCGATCTGGTTCGTGCAACTGGCAATCCTCGCCTACGGCATGGAAATGGTCCGCCGTTACGAGGCGTTCGCCGGCCCGGTGATTTTGCTCACCGTCGCCGCTCTCGCCGCATGGATGTACTTCCAGGCCAACGCAACCATCGCCTGGTCGATCCGCGAACCACTGACCGGCGGTGAGATGTGGCGCAATATTTTTGCCGGCGGCGCATTGTGGCTGGCGATTTACGGCACGTTGATCCTCAACTTCTGCGACTTCGCCCGCTCCTCGCCGTGCCGCAAAACCATCAAGGTCGGAAATTTCTGGGGTTTGCCGGTGAACATTCTGGTGTTCGCCGCGATTACTGTTCTGCTGTGTGGCGCGCAATTCCAGATCAACGGCCGGATCATCGAAAGTCCTACAGAAATCATCGCCTCGATTCCCAATACGTTCTTCCTGGTCCTCGGTTGCCTGGCGTTCCTGATTGTCACCGTGGCGGTGAACATCATGGCCAACTTCGTCGCCCCGGCGTTTGTCCTCAGCAATCTGGCGCCGAAATACCTGACCTTCCGCCGTGCCGGGCTGATCAGCGCGACCATCGCCGTGCTGATCCTGCCGTGGAACCTCTACAACAGCCCGCTGGTGATCGTGTACTTCCTGTCCGGTCTCGGCGCCCTGCTAGGCCCGTTGTACGGCGTGATCATGGTCGACTACTGGCTGATCCGCAAAGGTCGGATCAACGTTCCGCAGCTCTACAGCGAAGATCCCGACGGCGCCTATTACTACAGCCACGGGGTCAATTTCCGTGCGGTGGCGGCGTTTATTCCTGCGGCATTGATCGCCATCGTCCTGGCGCTGGTTCCCGGCTTCCACAGTGTTTCGCCGTTTTCCTGGCTGATCGGTGCGGGAATCGCCGGAATGCTCTACCTGATCATCGCCAAACGTCAGCCGCACTACGCCGACGTCAATGGCGAGTCCATCGCTGTCGACAACGTCTGCCACTAA
- a CDS encoding phosphoadenylyl-sulfate reductase, protein MSATFDVVELATTYANKSAQDILKLAFAEFGDELWISFSGAEDVVLVDMAWKLNKNVKVFSLDTGRLHPETYRFIDQVREHYKIDIELVSPDYTKLEPFVKEKGLFSFYKDGHGECCGIRKIEPLRRKLSSVKAWATGQRRDQSPGTRSAVAVLEIDTAFSTPERTLYKFNPLAQMTSEEIWGYIRMLELPYNSLHERGFISIGCEPCTRPVLPNQHEREGRWWWEEATQKECGLHAGNIISKA, encoded by the coding sequence ATGAGTGCAACGTTCGATGTCGTGGAACTCGCCACGACCTATGCCAACAAATCTGCGCAAGACATCCTCAAACTCGCCTTTGCCGAGTTCGGTGATGAGCTGTGGATATCTTTCAGCGGCGCCGAGGATGTGGTGCTGGTGGACATGGCCTGGAAGCTCAACAAGAACGTCAAGGTGTTCAGTCTCGACACCGGTCGCCTGCACCCGGAAACCTACCGATTCATCGATCAGGTGCGCGAGCACTACAAGATCGACATCGAACTGGTGTCGCCGGACTACACGAAACTGGAACCGTTCGTGAAGGAAAAAGGCCTGTTCAGTTTCTACAAGGACGGCCACGGTGAATGCTGCGGGATCCGCAAGATCGAGCCGCTGCGACGCAAGTTGTCCAGCGTCAAAGCCTGGGCCACCGGCCAGCGCCGCGACCAGAGCCCGGGCACGCGCAGCGCCGTGGCAGTGCTGGAAATCGACACCGCGTTCTCTACGCCTGAACGCACCCTCTACAAATTCAACCCGCTGGCGCAGATGACCAGCGAAGAGATCTGGGGTTACATCCGCATGCTGGAGCTGCCGTACAACAGCCTGCATGAACGCGGCTTTATCAGCATTGGCTGCGAACCGTGCACCCGCCCGGTCCTGCCCAATCAGCACGAGCGCGAAGGCCGTTGGTGGTGGGAAGAAGCGACGCAGAAAGAATGCGGGCTGCATGCGGGAAATATCATCAGCAAGGCGTAA
- the thrH gene encoding bifunctional phosphoserine phosphatase/homoserine phosphotransferase ThrH, translating into MEIACLDLEGVLVPEIWIAFAEKTGIESLKATTRDIPDYDVLMKQRLRILDEHGLKLSDIQEVIASLKPLDGAVEFVNWLRERFQVVILSDTFYEFSQPLMRQLGFPTLLCHRLITDESGRVTSYQLRQKDPKRQSVLAFKSLYYRVIAAGDSYNDTTMLGEADAGILFHAPENVIREFPQFPAVHTFAELKQEFLKASNRDLSL; encoded by the coding sequence GTGGAAATTGCTTGCCTGGATCTTGAAGGGGTACTGGTACCGGAAATCTGGATCGCCTTCGCCGAAAAAACCGGAATCGAATCCCTCAAAGCCACCACCCGGGACATTCCCGATTACGACGTGCTGATGAAACAGCGTCTGCGCATCCTCGATGAACATGGCTTGAAGCTGTCGGATATTCAAGAAGTGATCGCCAGCCTGAAACCGCTGGACGGCGCGGTGGAGTTCGTCAACTGGCTGCGCGAGCGCTTTCAGGTGGTGATTCTGTCGGACACCTTCTATGAGTTTTCCCAGCCGTTGATGCGTCAACTGGGCTTCCCGACACTGCTTTGCCATCGCCTGATTACCGATGAAAGCGGGCGGGTGACCAGCTATCAGTTGCGTCAGAAAGATCCGAAACGGCAGTCGGTGCTGGCCTTCAAGAGCCTGTACTACCGGGTGATTGCGGCGGGTGATTCGTACAACGACACCACGATGCTCGGTGAGGCGGACGCGGGGATTCTGTTCCATGCGCCGGAGAATGTGATTCGCGAGTTCCCGCAGTTTCCGGCGGTGCACACGTTTGCCGAGCTGAAGCAGGAATTCCTCAAAGCCTCAAACCGCGACCTCAGCCTGTAA